The following DNA comes from Elusimicrobiota bacterium.
ATCGCCACGACATCATTCCCCTCTTCGACTACGACGATCCGAAGTTCCCCGTTTTGCGTGAAGGCTGAAGCACAGGCCTGCCACCAGATAAACTGCTGCATCGGCAAATGGGGGGGGCGCTCCAGCTGAACCCAGGCCGGGCGCAATTTGTTGAGATCTTCCTGATTTTGAATAATACGAATCGTCATCGCTTAAGCAGTCGTTTGAGCAGGTGCAGCCTATTCCTGAGGCGGATCTGGAATTGATTGGGGAGGAAAGAAAGGATCAGAATTCCCCATGGACGCAGTCTGTAAGGTTCGCGCAGAAGGCCCTTGAGCAGGAATGGCCGGGCCTTTTGAAATTCTCCCAGGTCCACGTAGGCCTGGCCAATCCAGAAATAAGAGAAGGTAAGCCTGGCATTGATCATTCGCCCGGGAAGTCGTATGCGGTCCCGGTCCTGCTTCAAAACGGGGAGAATGGTGTTCAGATTGTTCAACGCGATGTGAATCATGTATCCCGGGTGGGACAGCGCGTCGTTCATCCCGACCTGATACCGGATGCTTGAGACGTCGAGAAAAGCCACTGGTCCTTCTCGGCACGTTCTTAAGTGGAAATCGTAGTCTTCCCCGGAGACTTTCAAATTCACGTTAAAACCCTTCACGCGCTGTAGCCGCTCCCGTGTCAAGAGCGCTGTCGATGTATGGACGAGATTCCCTAGAATCATTTCCGAAAAAATATCACCGGCAAATAAGCGGGTTCCTTGAACCTCGGCTGGAGCTTCGGGCATGACCTTGCGGATATCCCAGGAACGGTCGAAAAGCTTTCTCTGTCCCAGTACTTCATAAGCGCCATACATGGTCTTCAAGTATTTCGGCTTCACGATCGTTCCGTCCGGGCCCACCGCGTCCATGTCGGTCTAGATCATCCCGACGCCAGGAAGGAAGTTCAGGCAGGCCAGTTGGACCGAGAGTTTCCAGGGATACCATTCATCATCAGAATCAAGAAGCGATATGAATTCGCCCCGGGCGAGCGAAAGCCCATGGTTGCGGGCGGCCGATACGCCGGCATTCTCCTGATAAACATACCGGACCCGTGGTTCCTGCGCGTAAGCGGACCGCATCAGTTCCCGGGTTTCGTCCGTCGATCCATCGTCCACGACGATGACTTCGACGTTCCGGTGGGTCTGATTCAAGATACTGTCGATCGCGCGCCGGAGGCAGTAAGCGCGATTGAACGTAGGAATAATAACGCTGACCAGCTGGGTTGACATAAATTCTAGCGTCCTTTGTCTTTACGTAACATGCAGGCCGGCTAAGAGCTCCTTAAAATAATGCTCGGGCATGGTCGGGTCAACCGATAGTCGTCTCAGGGTAAACGGATCCGCGCCGGGAACGTTCAGCCCGGCTTCCGCCGTCACAGCCGTCTGGTATCCGCACCGGGCGATGTTTTTGATAACCGCGTCGTTCAGATCGCTCCAACGGCCGTAGGGATAACAGAAATGCTGAATCGGGTGCCCCAATTCTTCTTCGATCCGGCGCTTGCTCTCCTCAATTTCCCAGAGGAGTTTCTGTGCATCCCCAATCCGCGACAAAACCGGATGGGTGACGGTATGCCCCCCGAAATCAACCCCGTTTTTCGCCAGATGCCGCATGTCCGGCCATTCCAAAGGCAGCATCTCCGGCGGCGGTTCGCCGGGAGACTCGACATCCAGCCGTTTCAGTAAGTCTTGGATCACCGGTTCACGGTCCTGGTCGCTCAGATTCTTCAGAACCGCCCCGATCTGTGTAATGGCGCGGTCGCGTTCTTCCCCGGTTCCAAGCGGCCACTCCTCGGGCGGTTGACCCGGCAGAAGAGAAAGCTGGAGCACCTGTTGTTGAGTCCGTCCAACCGCATATACAATCCGGTCCCACCAGAAGAGAAACTGCCGGTCGAGAAACCCGCTCACGAGAAAAACAGTAACAGGGATCTGATGCGCATAAAAGACAGGGTAGCCGTTCAGAAAATCGCGGTTGCCGTCGTCGACCGTGACCGCCAGGGCGTTCGGCGGGAGCAGCGTCCCCTTGTACAGAAATTTGGCGATGTCTGTTAAGGTTACGGCATGATAATAGCGACGGATATGGGCGCACTGCTTATCCAGCGCTTCGGACATCCCGGCCTTGCCGGCCGGAAAATCGTGGTACATCAGTATCCGGAAGGATTGCCGCTTCCAGTAACGAACCCCCGTCAGCCCGCCGGCGTTGTGGAGCAGCGCGCGGACGGCGGTTTTCGCGAAAGACGGTAGCTTCATGACGGGATCGAGGCCGTCAGCGCGGCGGATTCGAGGCTGACGTTGAGTTCAGAATAAATTTCTTCGAGACGCCGCATCCACTTTGTCTGGGTAAACTCCTGCGTGACGCGTTCTTGGAAACGCGCCGCCTGAGCGCTGAGCTTCGCCGAACCTTTTTCGGACAATAACCCCTGCATTTGCAGAGTCGCCGTTGCTGTTGGTTCGTCGAGCGGGACCCGGATGCCGTAGCTCTCGTCCGGCAACAGGTCCGAGACGCCTCCAACCAGCGTGGCCATCACCGGTGTTCCTGCCCAGCCGGCTTCCACCAGATTGATGGGCAGGCCCTCGGCCTTGGAAAAGGAAAGCAGAAGATCCAGCCCGGACAACT
Coding sequences within:
- a CDS encoding glycosyltransferase family 2 protein, which encodes MSTQLVSVIIPTFNRAYCLRRAIDSILNQTHRNVEVIVVDDGSTDETRELMRSAYAQEPRVRYVYQENAGVSAARNHGLSLARGEFISLLDSDDEWYPWKLSVQLACLNFLPGVGMI
- a CDS encoding polysaccharide deacetylase family protein, translated to MKLPSFAKTAVRALLHNAGGLTGVRYWKRQSFRILMYHDFPAGKAGMSEALDKQCAHIRRYYHAVTLTDIAKFLYKGTLLPPNALAVTVDDGNRDFLNGYPVFYAHQIPVTVFLVSGFLDRQFLFWWDRIVYAVGRTQQQVLQLSLLPGQPPEEWPLGTGEERDRAITQIGAVLKNLSDQDREPVIQDLLKRLDVESPGEPPPEMLPLEWPDMRHLAKNGVDFGGHTVTHPVLSRIGDAQKLLWEIEESKRRIEEELGHPIQHFCYPYGRWSDLNDAVIKNIARCGYQTAVTAEAGLNVPGADPFTLRRLSVDPTMPEHYFKELLAGLHVT